A stretch of Fundicoccus culcitae DNA encodes these proteins:
- a CDS encoding SAM hydrolase/SAM-dependent halogenase family protein: MHGVAYMVAPDLTINNLTHDIPPYDISAASYRLWQTINYWPAGTVFVSVVDPGVGSNRQSIAVKTQSGHYVVTPDNGSLTHIEKFIGIESVRVINEQTDRLPHSEESHTFHGRDVYVYNGAMIANDPSYYDSLGDATANQEVVKLEVLDPVFDGEIIHGVIDILDIRFGSLWTNIPSQMLKEAGINTGDTILVTIHHHDMKQYQNQMLFGHSFADVKVGETVGYINSLIRLGIAINQQSFSDTYKIGTGNEWKITIKKV; this comes from the coding sequence ATGCATGGTGTGGCTTATATGGTTGCGCCGGATTTAACAATTAATAATTTGACGCACGATATTCCACCTTATGATATCAGTGCAGCTTCTTACCGCTTGTGGCAAACCATTAATTATTGGCCGGCTGGAACGGTTTTTGTGTCGGTGGTTGACCCGGGTGTGGGGAGTAATCGGCAAAGTATTGCCGTTAAAACTCAATCGGGTCATTATGTCGTAACCCCTGACAATGGATCGTTGACGCATATTGAGAAATTTATTGGGATTGAAAGTGTTCGTGTTATTAATGAACAAACAGACCGTCTGCCTCATTCTGAGGAGAGCCATACCTTCCATGGACGCGATGTGTATGTCTATAATGGGGCGATGATTGCTAATGATCCTAGCTATTATGACAGTTTAGGGGACGCAACCGCTAATCAAGAAGTGGTGAAACTGGAAGTGCTGGACCCTGTCTTTGATGGGGAAATCATTCATGGAGTGATTGACATTTTGGATATCCGTTTCGGATCGCTTTGGACGAATATTCCGTCGCAAATGCTTAAAGAGGCTGGGATCAATACGGGTGACACTATTTTGGTCACGATTCATCACCACGACATGAAGCAATATCAAAATCAGATGTTGTTTGGACACAGTTTTGCGGATGTTAAGGTGGGTGAAACCGTTGGGTATATTAATTCATTAATTCGCTTAGGTATCGCTATTAATCAACAATCTTTTTCAGACACCTATAAAATCGGGACAGGTAATGAATGGAAAATTACCATTAAAAAAGTATAA
- a CDS encoding methyltransferase family protein, producing the protein MMNGAVVLIPLAIIRILIPQFLGLNYNQRITAFAPMTDKQKQIYYVYQIVQVFLIAVPFYYNIQWASIWNYLGAILLVAGSILLLIAILDFRQEGLVTSGVYRWSRHPMYVAYYIYYLGAALLMNAWIYAILLVIFIISGHTIVLAEEAWCHETYPEAYKDYCQTTRRYI; encoded by the coding sequence ATGATGAATGGTGCTGTTGTTTTGATTCCGCTGGCTATTATTCGAATCCTTATTCCCCAGTTTTTGGGGCTAAATTATAATCAACGGATTACGGCTTTTGCGCCGATGACGGACAAGCAGAAGCAAATATATTATGTCTATCAAATTGTTCAAGTTTTCCTGATTGCGGTTCCCTTTTATTACAATATTCAGTGGGCTTCTATTTGGAATTACTTGGGAGCCATCTTACTCGTCGCTGGTAGCATTTTGCTACTTATAGCGATTTTAGATTTCAGGCAAGAGGGTTTGGTTACAAGCGGGGTCTACCGTTGGAGTCGTCATCCGATGTATGTGGCTTACTATATCTATTACTTGGGGGCGGCTCTTCTGATGAATGCTTGGATTTATGCGATTCTTCTTGTAATTTTTATCATTTCGGGGCATACCATTGTTTTAGCAGAAGAAGCTTGGTGCCATGAAACCTACCCAGAGGCTTATAAAGACTATTGTCAAACAACGAGACGCTACATCTAA
- a CDS encoding diaminopimelate dehydrogenase produces the protein MIKVGIVGYGNLGRGVEANIKNAPDMELVGIFTRREPESIKTESPVFGLDLIYDFKGMIDVLILCGGSRTDIPEQGPMLAEYFNTVDSYDNHAQIPLYFASMDHVAQTNRTVSVIATGWDPGLFSLNRLLGEAILPKGNTYTFWGKGLSQGHGDAVRRIEGVKDAVQYTIPNEELINKINIGEEVVYDSHTAHTREVYAVLEEGADAATIENEIVTMPDYFEGYQTRVHFISEEELAANHQGLPHGGHVIRSGYTSENNHQLYDFKLQLGSNPEFTAAVNVAYARAAARLAKEGVRGAKTVFDIAPAYLSPYDADELRERLL, from the coding sequence ATGATAAAAGTAGGAATAGTTGGTTATGGGAATTTGGGGCGTGGTGTGGAAGCGAATATTAAAAATGCGCCAGATATGGAATTAGTGGGGATATTTACTCGACGAGAACCTGAATCGATTAAAACGGAAAGTCCGGTATTTGGCCTGGATTTAATTTATGATTTTAAAGGGATGATTGATGTGTTGATTTTGTGTGGCGGTTCGCGAACGGATATTCCTGAGCAAGGGCCGATGTTAGCGGAGTATTTCAACACGGTGGATAGTTACGATAATCATGCACAAATTCCTTTGTATTTTGCCTCGATGGATCATGTTGCGCAGACGAATCGTACAGTGAGTGTGATTGCGACAGGTTGGGATCCGGGTTTATTTTCCTTGAATCGGCTTCTCGGTGAAGCGATTTTGCCTAAGGGGAACACTTATACTTTTTGGGGTAAAGGGCTGAGTCAAGGGCACGGGGATGCGGTGCGTCGCATTGAGGGTGTGAAAGATGCCGTTCAATATACCATTCCGAATGAAGAACTGATTAATAAAATAAATATCGGTGAAGAAGTTGTTTACGATTCACATACAGCACATACTAGAGAAGTTTATGCTGTTTTAGAAGAAGGAGCTGATGCTGCTACCATCGAAAATGAGATTGTGACGATGCCTGACTATTTTGAGGGCTATCAAACAAGGGTGCATTTCATTTCTGAGGAAGAGTTGGCTGCTAATCATCAGGGGTTACCTCATGGGGGGCATGTGATTCGTTCGGGGTATACGAGTGAAAACAATCATCAACTGTATGATTTTAAATTGCAATTGGGAAGCAACCCAGAATTTACCGCTGCGGTGAATGTAGCTTATGCTCGGGCGGCTGCCAGACTGGCTAAAGAAGGGGTTAGAGGGGCTAAGACGGTTTTTGATATTGCGCCGGCTTATTTGTCACCTTATGATGCCGACGAATTGCGTGAACGCTTATTGTAA
- a CDS encoding CsbD family protein → MTDTWKNLEGQKDEIVGKVKEVWGKAVDDAETQAKGIAQQVEGEVKQAAAKGRGHADELYESAKERADEAGDAVKRQIQETRESINQSADENLKNAIQQGKELKEEAARQAEQLRRNAVEENERARETEREKAVKATEEAREIEDRAKHAIDDALESSAKKETTDVVVEEDVLTDSHAADARRVNLDVEADLSQSQVDDVDRHHNRF, encoded by the coding sequence ATGACTGATACTTGGAAAAACTTAGAAGGCCAAAAAGACGAAATCGTTGGTAAGGTTAAAGAAGTTTGGGGTAAAGCGGTGGATGATGCGGAAACGCAAGCCAAAGGCATCGCTCAACAAGTTGAAGGTGAAGTAAAGCAAGCTGCTGCAAAGGGTCGTGGTCATGCCGATGAATTGTATGAATCTGCTAAAGAACGTGCTGATGAGGCTGGCGACGCGGTCAAACGTCAAATTCAAGAAACCCGTGAAAGTATCAACCAGTCTGCTGATGAGAACTTAAAAAATGCGATTCAACAAGGTAAAGAATTGAAAGAAGAAGCCGCCCGCCAAGCTGAACAACTGCGTCGCAATGCGGTCGAGGAAAACGAACGTGCCCGTGAAACAGAACGTGAAAAAGCGGTCAAAGCGACGGAGGAAGCCCGTGAAATTGAGGATCGTGCCAAACATGCGATTGATGATGCGTTAGAAAGCAGTGCCAAAAAAGAGACGACTGATGTCGTTGTGGAAGAGGATGTTCTGACTGATTCACATGCAGCGGATGCACGCCGAGTTAATTTAGATGTTGAAGCGGATTTAAGCCAATCACAGGTTGACGATGTCGATCGCCACCACAATCGTTTTTAA